Proteins found in one Pararge aegeria chromosome 12, ilParAegt1.1, whole genome shotgun sequence genomic segment:
- the LOC120628134 gene encoding bleomycin hydrolase codes for MALFRSILRSSAHFRIKKVSSVTMCSNPLNLNTLDKFRNDFYSNPKNELAQNACTRFDPFEVAISKKRTDRSLHVYNIKIESEGKPVTNQEATGRCWLFAALNVMRLPFMKKYGLEEFEFSQSYLFFWDKIERSHYWLNNIVNTAKQGEKLDGRLVNFLLKDPINDGGQWDMIVNLVNKYGLMPKKCFPETFSSRKSLHMNALIKTKLREFAKELRSKVDSNASDDDIQSTIDKQIAVIYNIVATCLGIPPEKFTFEFYNKEKVYNTFGSLTPQQFHEKHVRPLFNVDDKVCLVSDPRQSNPFGKLYTLECLGNVVGGRQTAYNNQPIETLIKVVKDSIEGGEAVWFGSEVSKRFERKNGLEDLDAHDFRLVFNTEVQVGLDKADRLLYGDSCMTHAMVFTAVGTDEKGNPVKFRVENSYSDKDYDKGYLLLTEPWFREFVFEVVVDKKHVPEEVMSVFKQEAKVLPAWDPMGTLACPLCSEE; via the exons ATGGCCTTATTTCGGTCTATACTGAGAAGTAGCGCACATTTTAGAATCAAAAAAGTTTCTTCCGTAACTATGTGTTCAA ATCCTCTTAACCTCAACACTTTAGATAAATTTAGGAATGATTTCTACTCAAACCCCAAGAATGAGTTGGCTCAGAATGCTTGTACCAGATTTGATCCATTTGAAGTTGCAATCAGCAAAAAGCGGACAGACAGATCATTGCATGTTTACAACATTAAG ATTGAATCTGAGGGAAAGCCGGTGACAAACCAAGAAGCCACTGGACGGTGCTGGCTGTTTGCTGCACTTAACGTGATGAGGTTGCCATTTATGAAGAAGTATGGTTTagaagaatttgaattttcacAAAG TTACCTTTTCTTTTGGGATAAGATTGAGCGGTCACACTACTGGCTGAACAATATTGTCAACACTGCGAAACAGGGCGAAAAGTTAGATGGACGTCTAGTCAACTTTTTACTTAAG gATCCAATAAACGATGGAGGCCAATGGGATATGATAGTAAATCTAGTCAACAAATATGGACTTATGCCCAAGAAATGCTTCCCAGAGACCTTTAGTTCAAGAAAAAGTTTACACATGAATGCACTTATTAAAACTAAG TTGCGAGAATTTGCCAAAGAGTTACGCAGCAAAGTTGATTCGAATGCCTCAGACGATGACATTCAAAGCACCATAGACAAGCAGATAGCtgttatttacaatattgttgCTACATGTTTAG GTATACCACCAGAAAAGTTCACATTCGAATTCTACAACAAAGAAAAAGTTTACAATACATTTGGATCGCTCACGCCTCAACAGTTCCATGAAAAACATGTCCGTCCACTTTTTAATGTTGATGATAag GTGTGCCTTGTAAGCGACCCGCGCCAGTCCAACCCGTTCGGGAAGCTGTACACGTTGGAGTGCCTCGGCAACGTGGTCGGCGGCAGACAAACTGCCTATAATAACCAGCCTATTGAGACACTTATCAA AGTAGTGAAGGACAGTATAGAAGGCGGGGAAGCGGTGTGGTTTGGTAGCGAAGTCTCTAAACGTTTCGAGAGGAAAAATGGACTAGAGGACCTCGATGC GCACGACTTCCGCCTGGTGTTCAACACGGAGGTCCAGGTCGGACTGGACAAGGCGGACCGTCTGCTGTACGGCGACTCGTGTATGACGCACGCGATGGTATTCACCGCCGTCGGGACAGAC GAAAAAGGCAACCCTGTGAAGTTCCGCGTAGAGAACTCGTACAGCGATAAAGACTACGACAAGGGGTACCTTCTGCTCACCGAGCCGTGGTTCAGGGAGTTTGTGTTCGAG GTGGTTGTAGATAAGAAGCATGTCCCCGAGGAGGTTATGAGCGTTTTCAAACAGGAAGCCAAAGTCCTCCCCGCCTGGGACCCGATGGGCACCCTCGCCTGCCCGCTCTGCTCTGAGGAATAA